One Nesterenkonia populi DNA window includes the following coding sequences:
- a CDS encoding molybdenum cofactor biosynthesis protein MoaE — MSEQHDAASAELSREGLRPGQGEEPAEKRVVHTSITEETLSPAEAEAAALDERAGAVVVFSGVVRNHDGGQSVQRLDYSSHPSAEQVLAEAAADIAAKFPAVRIWASHRVGPLTVGDHALVAAVASAHRQEAFAACSELVETIKAEVPIWKKQQFESGASEWVGL, encoded by the coding sequence ATGAGTGAGCAGCACGACGCCGCATCCGCTGAGCTGAGCCGAGAAGGTCTTCGCCCCGGGCAGGGGGAGGAGCCCGCCGAGAAGCGGGTGGTGCACACCTCCATCACCGAGGAGACCCTCAGCCCCGCCGAGGCCGAGGCCGCCGCCCTGGATGAGCGGGCCGGTGCTGTGGTCGTCTTCTCCGGCGTGGTCCGCAACCACGACGGGGGGCAGTCCGTCCAGCGGCTCGACTACTCCTCCCACCCCAGTGCTGAGCAGGTGCTCGCCGAGGCGGCCGCCGATATAGCCGCGAAGTTCCCCGCAGTGCGCATCTGGGCCTCCCACCGGGTCGGCCCGCTCACCGTGGGCGACCACGCCCTCGTGGCCGCTGTCGCCTCCGCCCACCGCCAGGAAGCCTTCGCCGCCTGCTCCGAACTGGTGGAGACCATCAAAGCTGAGGTGCCGATCTGGAAGAAGCAGCAGTTTGAGTCGGGAGCTTCAGAATGGGTCGGCCTATAG
- the galE gene encoding UDP-glucose 4-epimerase GalE encodes MKLLVTGGAGYIGSVVAYQLLAAGHTVEVLDNLSTGHDDGVPAGARLHRLAISEAGQVLDHSFDGVLHFAAKSLVGESVAHPERYWHGNIVETLHLLDAMRQAGVDRIVFSSTAATYGEAKVQNITEEEPAQPTNPYGASKLAIDHMLAAEAAAHSLAAVSLRYFNVAGAAFPDNGQVLAERHDPETHLIPNLLKVAGGEREAAAIFGTDYPTPDGTCIRDYIHVLDLADAHVRALEAAQPGSHEVFNLGTGTGTSVREVIEAVRVVTGHPVPAVEHPRRAGDPAVLVASGEKAAQRLGWHPRRSIKEMVEDARRALR; translated from the coding sequence CGGATCGGTGGTGGCCTACCAGCTGCTGGCGGCCGGGCACACTGTGGAGGTGCTGGACAACCTGAGCACCGGGCACGACGACGGCGTTCCAGCTGGGGCACGGCTGCACCGGCTGGCGATCAGCGAGGCCGGGCAGGTGCTTGACCACAGCTTCGACGGGGTTCTGCACTTTGCTGCGAAGTCCCTGGTCGGGGAGTCCGTGGCGCACCCGGAGCGGTACTGGCACGGAAATATCGTGGAGACCCTGCACCTGCTGGATGCGATGCGTCAGGCCGGTGTGGACCGGATAGTGTTCTCCTCCACCGCAGCGACCTACGGGGAGGCGAAGGTGCAGAACATCACCGAGGAGGAGCCTGCCCAGCCCACCAACCCGTACGGGGCCTCCAAGCTGGCCATCGATCACATGCTTGCTGCCGAGGCGGCCGCGCACAGCCTGGCCGCGGTCAGCCTGCGCTACTTCAACGTGGCGGGCGCGGCGTTCCCCGATAACGGTCAAGTCCTGGCGGAGCGGCACGACCCCGAGACCCACCTCATTCCGAACCTGCTGAAAGTCGCCGGCGGCGAGCGCGAGGCCGCGGCGATCTTCGGCACCGACTATCCGACCCCGGACGGGACCTGCATCCGGGATTACATCCACGTCTTGGACCTCGCGGACGCGCATGTGAGGGCGCTGGAAGCGGCGCAGCCGGGGAGCCACGAGGTGTTCAACCTGGGCACGGGGACCGGCACCAGTGTGCGTGAGGTCATTGAGGCGGTGCGGGTCGTGACCGGACACCCGGTGCCGGCGGTGGAGCACCCTCGCCGGGCGGGGGACCCGGCGGTGCTGGTCGCCTCTGGGGAGAAGGCGGCGCAGCGGCTCGGATGGCACCCCCGGCGCTCCATCAAAGAGATGGTCGAAGACGCACGGAGGGCTCTTCGCTGA